ACTGGCGATGCAACTCTCGAAATCAATCCTGAGAACCCACAGCCAAAACCAAATGTTGGTCCAGAGTTCTCTGGCGTTGCTCTTGGCGAAGACGGAAAGCCTTACTGCGTAGACAAGAGCATGAACATGAGTTCAGAAGATGTTGAAAAGACATTGATGGGACTTATGCCTCTTATCCAGGAACGTCTTAAGTTCCTTACAGAAGCTGCTGAAATGGTTCACTTTATGTTTACTGAGCCTGCAGTTCCTCCTGTAGAGCAGCTTGTTCCAAAGAAGATTGATGCAGCAAAGACTAAGGAAGTTCTTGAAGCAGCAAAAGATTTTGTTCACCAGTGCTTCAGCCTCGACCACGAAGGTGCAGAAGCTCTTGCTAAGTCTAAGGCAGAAGAGCTTGGAATTAAGCTTGGCGACTTTATGATGCCAATCCGAATGGCTGTAACCGGAAGCCGTGTTTCACCACCGCTCATCGGTTCAATCCTCGTTCTTGGCGAAGAGAAGTCTCTTGCCAGAATTGAGAAAGCTATCGCTACATTATAATTTTTTCAGGAAGGCAGTGCAGCCTTCCAGAATATCTTCATAAGTCTGGTCAAAGTTGCCTGTATACCATGGATCTGCAATGTCACGGCTCTTACCTGCAAAGGATAAGAGCCGTACTATTTTATGGTCAGTGTCTGGAGCCCACCAGCGGTTCATGTAATATTCGTTTTCGTCGTCCATTGCGACAAGATAATCAAACTCATCATAATCAGCATTTGTAATCTGACGGGCAGCACGGCGGCTGAATGGAATAC
The Treponema bryantii DNA segment above includes these coding regions:
- a CDS encoding low molecular weight protein-tyrosine-phosphatase, with amino-acid sequence MIKILFVCHGNICRSPMAEFVMKELVRRAGREHEFLIESAATSREEIGNDIHYGTRTKLREMGIPFSRRAARQITNADYDEFDYLVAMDDENEYYMNRWWAPDTDHKIVRLLSFAGKSRDIADPWYTGNFDQTYEDILEGCTAFLKKL